In Streptomyces sp. P3, one DNA window encodes the following:
- a CDS encoding chorismate mutase yields MTTSNTRAPGTGDVDPAVREELVRLRDSIDNIDAAVVHMLAERFKATQQVGHLKARHQLPPADQAREARQIARLRTLAESAKLDPAFAEKFLNFIIAEVIRHHERIAEDTAAPPRG; encoded by the coding sequence ACCGGCGACGTCGACCCCGCCGTCCGCGAGGAGCTCGTCCGGCTGCGCGACAGCATCGACAACATCGACGCGGCCGTCGTGCACATGCTCGCCGAACGCTTCAAAGCCACCCAACAGGTCGGCCACCTCAAGGCCCGCCACCAGCTCCCGCCCGCCGACCAGGCCCGCGAGGCCCGCCAGATCGCCCGGCTGCGCACCCTCGCCGAGAGCGCCAAACTCGACCCCGCGTTCGCCGAGAAATTCCTCAACTTCATCATCGCCGAGGTCATCCGCCACCACGAGCGCATCGCCGAGGACACCGCGGCGCCCCCACGCGGCTGA